A genomic segment from Streptomyces antibioticus encodes:
- the whiG gene encoding RNA polymerase sigma factor WhiG, with amino-acid sequence MPQHTSGSDRAAAVPPAARDGGGVRPPAPSTLDELWRSYKTTGDERLREQLILHYSPLVKYVAGRVSVGLPPNVEQADFVSSGVFGLIDAIEKFDIDREIKFETYAITRIRGAMIDELRALDWIPRSVRQKARNVERAYATLEARLRRTPSECEVAAEMGIAVEELHAVFSQLSLANVVALEELLHVGGEGGDRLSLMDTLEDTAADNPVEVAEDRELRRFLARAINTLPDREKTVVTLYYYEGLTLAEIGNVLGVTESRVSQIHTKSVLQLRAKLAAFGR; translated from the coding sequence ATGCCCCAGCACACCTCCGGGTCCGACCGGGCGGCGGCGGTACCCCCAGCCGCCCGCGACGGTGGCGGCGTGCGGCCGCCCGCGCCCTCGACGCTCGACGAGCTGTGGCGGTCGTACAAGACGACGGGGGACGAACGGCTGCGGGAGCAGTTGATCCTGCACTACTCGCCGCTGGTGAAGTATGTGGCGGGGCGCGTCAGCGTCGGGCTGCCGCCCAATGTCGAGCAGGCTGACTTCGTCTCGTCCGGGGTCTTCGGACTGATCGACGCGATCGAGAAGTTCGACATCGACCGGGAGATCAAGTTCGAGACGTACGCGATCACCCGGATCCGGGGCGCGATGATCGACGAACTGCGCGCGCTGGACTGGATCCCGCGGTCGGTGCGGCAGAAGGCCCGCAATGTGGAGCGGGCGTACGCCACGCTGGAGGCGCGGCTGCGGCGGACACCGTCCGAGTGCGAGGTGGCCGCCGAGATGGGCATCGCCGTCGAGGAATTGCACGCCGTTTTCAGCCAGTTGTCGCTGGCCAACGTGGTGGCCCTGGAGGAGCTGCTGCATGTCGGCGGTGAGGGCGGCGACCGGCTGAGCCTGATGGACACCCTGGAGGACACGGCCGCCGACAACCCCGTGGAGGTGGCCGAGGACCGCGAGCTGCGGCGGTTCCTGGCCCGGGCGATCAACACCCTGCCCGACCGGGAGAAGACCGTCGTCACGCTCTACTACTACGAGGGGCTCACGCTCGCCGAGATCGGGAACGTGCTGGGTGTCACCGAGAGCCGGGTCAGCCAGATCCACACCAAATCGGTGCTCCAGTTGCGGGCGAAACTCGCTGCTTTCGGGCGCTGA
- a CDS encoding TetR/AcrR family transcriptional regulator has protein sequence MAEHRTMQRAALLDAARSLLSEGGTEALTFPALAERTGLARSSVYEYFRSRAAVVEELCEVDFPVWAAEVESAMAAADGPEAKVEAYVRRQLALVGDRRHRAVVAISASELDAGAREKIRAAHGALVAMIVEALAELGHTEPRMAAMLVQGVVDAAVRRIELGAAEEPDTITDATVSMVLRGVLG, from the coding sequence GTGGCCGAGCACCGGACGATGCAGCGTGCCGCCCTGCTGGACGCGGCACGCTCCCTGCTGTCCGAGGGCGGGACGGAGGCGCTGACCTTCCCCGCGCTCGCCGAACGGACGGGCCTCGCGCGTTCGTCCGTGTACGAGTACTTCCGGTCGCGGGCGGCCGTGGTCGAGGAGCTGTGCGAGGTCGACTTCCCCGTGTGGGCGGCGGAGGTCGAGTCGGCGATGGCCGCGGCGGACGGCCCCGAGGCCAAGGTCGAGGCGTACGTCCGCCGGCAACTCGCCCTCGTCGGCGACCGGCGGCACCGCGCCGTCGTGGCGATCTCCGCGAGCGAGCTGGACGCGGGCGCCCGCGAGAAGATCCGCGCGGCCCACGGCGCCCTCGTAGCGATGATCGTCGAAGCCCTGGCAGAACTGGGCCACACAGAACCCCGCATGGCAGCGATGCTCGTCCAGGGCGTCGTGGACGCGGCAGTCCGCCGCATCGAACTCGGCGCGGCGGAGGAGCCGGACACGATCACGGACGCGACGGTGTCGATGGTGCTGCGGGGGGTCCTGGGCTGA
- a CDS encoding murein hydrolase activator EnvC family protein — protein sequence MHVNRPTWSLPLCLLLPLLLLLWPTTLWSPARAAPDPPPSSPSVPAIGRTWPVGTRPAVVRAWEPPPTAYARGHRGVDLAAPPGAPVRAVAAGVVSYAGRVAGRGVISVTLTGTNLRTTYEPVRQSVTKGTEVTAGQVVGTVEPTGSHCTTPCLHWGLRHDRTYVDPLSLFPPWLLRKGPSRLLPVLGVPLPG from the coding sequence ATGCACGTCAACCGACCCACCTGGTCCCTGCCGCTGTGCCTGCTCCTGCCGCTCCTGCTGCTCCTGTGGCCCACGACGCTGTGGTCACCGGCCCGGGCGGCCCCCGACCCGCCCCCGTCGTCCCCCTCGGTCCCCGCCATCGGCCGGACGTGGCCGGTGGGGACCCGCCCGGCGGTGGTCCGCGCCTGGGAACCCCCGCCGACGGCGTACGCCCGCGGCCACCGGGGCGTGGACCTGGCGGCGCCCCCCGGCGCACCGGTGCGCGCGGTGGCGGCGGGCGTGGTGTCGTACGCCGGGCGGGTGGCCGGCCGCGGCGTGATCTCCGTGACCCTGACAGGCACGAACCTGAGAACGACCTACGAACCGGTACGCCAGTCGGTCACGAAGGGCACGGAAGTCACCGCCGGCCAGGTCGTCGGCACAGTGGAACCAACGGGCTCCCACTGCACGACCCCATGCCTGCACTGGGGCCTACGCCACGACAGAACGTACGTGGATCCGCTGTCGCTGTTCCCTCCCTGGCTCTTGCGCAAGGGCCCGTCGAGACTGCTGCCGGTGCTGGGGGTGCCACTGCCGGGGTGA
- the rpsB gene encoding 30S ribosomal protein S2: MAVVTMRELLESGVHFGHQTRRWNPKMKRFIFTERNGIYIIDLLQSLSYIDRAYEFVKETVAHGGTVMFVGTKKQAQEAIAEQATRVGMPYVNQRWLGGMLTNFSTVYKRLQRLKELEQIDFEDVAASGLTKKELLVLSREKAKLEKTLGGIREMSKVPSAVWIVDTKKEHIAVGEARKLNIPVVAILDTNCDPDEVDYKIPGNDDAIRSVTLLTRVIADAVAEGLIARSGVATGDKGEKAAGEPLAEWERDLLEGEKKADEAAQAVEVAAESPAPDAPISEAVENAAAEVKAEGDEA; this comes from the coding sequence ATGGCCGTCGTCACGATGCGGGAGCTGCTGGAGAGCGGCGTCCACTTCGGTCACCAGACCCGTCGCTGGAACCCGAAGATGAAGCGCTTCATCTTCACCGAGCGCAACGGCATCTACATCATCGACCTGCTCCAGTCGCTGTCGTACATCGACCGCGCCTACGAGTTCGTCAAGGAGACCGTCGCCCACGGCGGCACGGTCATGTTCGTCGGCACGAAGAAGCAGGCGCAGGAGGCCATCGCCGAGCAGGCCACCCGCGTCGGCATGCCCTACGTCAACCAGCGCTGGCTGGGCGGCATGCTCACCAACTTCTCGACCGTCTACAAGCGCCTTCAGCGCCTGAAGGAGCTCGAGCAGATCGACTTCGAGGACGTCGCCGCGTCCGGTCTCACCAAGAAGGAGCTTCTCGTGCTCTCGCGCGAGAAGGCCAAGCTGGAGAAGACCCTCGGTGGTATCCGTGAGATGTCCAAGGTTCCCAGCGCCGTCTGGATCGTGGACACCAAGAAGGAGCACATCGCGGTCGGCGAGGCCCGGAAGCTGAACATCCCGGTCGTCGCCATCCTCGACACGAACTGCGACCCCGACGAGGTCGACTACAAGATCCCGGGCAACGACGACGCGATCCGCTCCGTCACCCTGCTCACCCGCGTGATCGCCGACGCCGTCGCCGAGGGCCTCATCGCCCGTTCCGGCGTCGCCACCGGCGACAAGGGCGAGAAGGCCGCGGGCGAGCCGCTGGCCGAGTGGGAGCGCGACCTGCTCGAGGGCGAGAAGAAGGCCGACGAGGCCGCGCAGGCCGTCGAGGTCGCCGCCGAGTCCCCCGCCCCCGACGCCCCGATCTCCGAGGCCGTCGAGAACGCCGCCGCCGAGGTCAAGGCCGAGGGCGACGAGGCCTGA
- the tsf gene encoding translation elongation factor Ts, translated as MANYTAADVKKLRELTGAGMMDCKKALDEADGNVEKAVEALRIKGQKGVAKREGRSAENGAVVAIIADDNASGVLVELKCETDFVAKGEKFQAVAKTIAEHVAKTAPADLEALLASEIEPGKTVQAFVDEANANLGEKIVLDRFAQFADGFVSAYLHRTMPDLPPQIGVLVELDKPNADVAKGVAQHIAAFAPKYLSKEDVPAEVVESERRIAEETTRAEGKPEAAIAKIVEGRLNGFFKDATLLGQPYALDNKKSVQKVLDEAGVTLKRFSRIKVGI; from the coding sequence ATGGCGAACTACACCGCCGCTGACGTCAAGAAGCTCCGCGAGCTCACCGGCGCCGGCATGATGGACTGCAAGAAGGCCCTGGACGAGGCCGACGGCAACGTCGAGAAGGCCGTCGAGGCGCTCCGGATCAAGGGCCAGAAGGGCGTCGCCAAGCGCGAGGGCCGCTCCGCCGAGAACGGCGCCGTGGTCGCGATCATCGCCGACGACAACGCCTCCGGTGTCCTGGTCGAGCTGAAGTGCGAGACGGACTTCGTCGCCAAGGGCGAGAAGTTCCAGGCCGTGGCCAAGACCATTGCCGAGCACGTCGCCAAGACCGCCCCGGCCGACCTGGAGGCCCTGCTCGCCTCCGAGATCGAGCCCGGCAAGACCGTCCAGGCGTTCGTGGACGAGGCCAACGCCAACCTCGGCGAGAAGATCGTCCTGGACCGCTTCGCGCAGTTCGCCGACGGCTTCGTCTCCGCGTACCTGCACCGCACGATGCCCGACCTGCCCCCGCAGATCGGTGTCCTCGTCGAGCTGGACAAGCCGAACGCCGATGTCGCCAAGGGCGTCGCCCAGCACATCGCCGCCTTCGCGCCGAAGTACCTCTCCAAGGAGGACGTGCCGGCCGAGGTCGTCGAGTCCGAGCGCCGCATCGCCGAGGAGACCACCCGCGCCGAGGGCAAGCCCGAGGCCGCGATCGCCAAGATCGTCGAGGGTCGCCTCAACGGCTTCTTCAAGGACGCGACGCTGCTCGGTCAGCCGTACGCGCTCGACAACAAGAAGTCCGTCCAGAAGGTCCTGGACGAGGCCGGTGTCACCCTGAAGCGCTTCTCGCGCATCAAGGTCGGCATCTGA
- the pyrH gene encoding UMP kinase produces the protein MTTKAQKSDDGKVRGRFMLKLSGEAFSGGGGLGVDPDVVHKIAREIAAVVRDGAQVAVVIGGGNFFRGAELQQRGMDRARSDYMGMLGTVMNCLALQDFLEKEGIDSRVQTAITMGQVAEPYIPLRAVRHLEKGRVVIFGAGMGMPYFSTDTTAAQRALEIDAEALLMGKNGVDGVYDSDPKANPEAVKFDALGYGEVITRDLKVADATAITLCRDNKLPILVFELLAEGNIARAVRGEKIGTLVGEQDSRA, from the coding sequence ATGACCACCAAGGCCCAGAAGAGCGACGACGGCAAAGTACGCGGCCGGTTCATGCTGAAGCTGTCCGGCGAGGCATTCTCCGGCGGCGGGGGCCTCGGCGTGGACCCCGATGTGGTGCACAAGATCGCCCGGGAGATCGCGGCCGTCGTCCGTGACGGCGCGCAGGTCGCCGTCGTCATCGGCGGCGGCAACTTCTTCCGCGGCGCCGAACTCCAGCAGCGCGGCATGGACCGGGCCCGGTCGGACTACATGGGCATGCTCGGCACCGTCATGAACTGCCTCGCCCTCCAGGACTTCCTGGAGAAGGAGGGCATCGACAGCCGGGTCCAGACCGCCATCACCATGGGCCAGGTCGCCGAGCCGTACATCCCGCTGCGCGCCGTGCGCCACCTGGAGAAGGGGCGCGTGGTGATCTTCGGCGCCGGTATGGGCATGCCGTACTTCTCCACCGACACCACCGCCGCCCAGCGCGCCCTGGAGATCGACGCCGAGGCGCTGCTGATGGGCAAGAACGGCGTGGACGGCGTCTACGACTCCGACCCCAAGGCCAACCCCGAGGCCGTCAAGTTCGACGCCCTCGGCTACGGCGAGGTCATCACCCGGGACCTGAAGGTCGCCGACGCCACCGCCATCACGCTGTGCCGCGACAACAAGCTCCCGATCCTCGTCTTCGAGCTTCTGGCGGAGGGCAATATCGCTCGCGCCGTCAGGGGTGAGAAGATCGGCACGCTTGTGGGTGAGCAGGACAGCCGGGCCTGA
- the frr gene encoding ribosome recycling factor yields the protein MIEETLLEAEEKMEKAVVVAKEDFAAIRTGRAHPAMFNKIVADYYGAPTPINQLASFSVPEPRMAVVTPFDKTALRNIEQAIRDSDLGVNPSNDGNIIRVVFPELTEERRREYIKVAKGKGEDAKVSIRSVRRKAKDAIDKLVKDGEVGEDEGRRAEKELDDTTAKYVAQVDELLKHKESELLEV from the coding sequence GTGATCGAAGAGACCCTCCTCGAGGCCGAGGAGAAGATGGAGAAGGCCGTCGTGGTCGCCAAGGAGGACTTCGCCGCGATCCGCACCGGCCGTGCGCACCCGGCGATGTTCAACAAGATCGTGGCCGACTACTACGGCGCGCCGACGCCGATCAACCAGTTGGCCTCGTTCTCCGTGCCGGAGCCGCGCATGGCGGTCGTGACCCCGTTCGACAAGACGGCGCTGCGCAACATCGAGCAGGCCATCCGCGACTCGGACCTGGGCGTCAACCCCAGCAACGACGGCAACATCATCCGTGTGGTGTTCCCGGAGCTGACCGAGGAGCGCCGCCGCGAGTACATCAAGGTCGCCAAGGGCAAGGGCGAGGACGCCAAGGTGTCCATCCGCTCGGTGCGCCGCAAGGCCAAGGACGCGATCGACAAGCTCGTCAAGGACGGCGAGGTCGGCGAGGACGAGGGCCGTCGTGCGGAGAAGGAGCTCGACGACACCACGGCGAAGTACGTCGCCCAGGTGGACGAGCTCCTGAAGCACAAGGAGTCGGAACTCCTCGAGGTCTGA
- a CDS encoding phosphatidate cytidylyltransferase, which produces MNDSSWGPPPHAGHPHTGAQPGYQPAYWGPVDQRSVGQGPVQGAAPAGPAYDAPEAQQTRPMPIVPDVPAHGGNQDDDRGAARLGGPLFRDETFRPGAPDQAFRDETFRHETPSAQPSAAVPQNPEPMPDAPQPAPAPQKKSAGRDLGAAIGVGVGLGAVIVASLFVVKAVFIGVIAVAVVVGLWELTSRLQERKGINAPLVPLAVGGAAMVVAGYVRGPEGAWVAMALTALAVLVWRMTEPPEGYLKDVTAGVFAAFYVPFLATFVALMLTADDGAFRVLTFLLLTVVSDTGAYAVGWRFGKHKLAPRISPGKTREGLLGAVSFAMVAGALCMQFLIDDGTWWQGLLLGLAVAASATLGDLGESMIKRDLGIKDMGTLLPGHGGIMDRLDSLLPTAPVVWLLLVLFVGSG; this is translated from the coding sequence ATGAACGACTCTTCCTGGGGCCCTCCGCCGCACGCCGGCCACCCGCACACGGGGGCACAGCCGGGGTACCAGCCGGCGTACTGGGGGCCCGTCGACCAGCGGTCCGTCGGCCAGGGGCCTGTCCAGGGGGCTGCCCCGGCGGGTCCCGCGTACGATGCGCCTGAGGCGCAGCAGACTCGCCCCATGCCCATCGTCCCCGACGTACCCGCACACGGCGGAAACCAGGATGACGACCGGGGGGCCGCTCGGCTGGGCGGTCCCTTGTTCCGAGACGAGACGTTCCGCCCCGGTGCGCCCGACCAGGCGTTCCGTGATGAGACGTTCCGCCACGAGACCCCGTCGGCACAGCCCTCTGCGGCGGTGCCGCAGAATCCGGAGCCCATGCCCGACGCCCCCCAGCCGGCGCCCGCACCGCAGAAGAAGAGCGCGGGCCGAGACCTGGGCGCCGCCATAGGGGTCGGCGTCGGGCTCGGCGCGGTGATCGTCGCCTCGCTGTTCGTCGTCAAGGCCGTGTTCATCGGCGTGATAGCGGTCGCCGTCGTGGTCGGGCTGTGGGAGCTGACCAGCAGGCTCCAGGAGCGCAAGGGCATCAACGCGCCCCTGGTGCCGCTCGCGGTCGGCGGCGCGGCGATGGTCGTCGCCGGGTACGTCCGGGGGCCCGAGGGCGCCTGGGTCGCCATGGCCCTGACCGCGCTCGCGGTCCTGGTCTGGCGGATGACCGAGCCGCCCGAGGGCTATCTGAAGGACGTGACGGCCGGTGTCTTCGCGGCCTTCTACGTCCCGTTCCTGGCCACCTTCGTCGCGCTGATGCTCACGGCCGACGACGGTGCCTTCCGGGTGCTGACGTTCCTGCTGCTGACGGTCGTCAGCGACACCGGCGCGTACGCCGTCGGCTGGCGCTTCGGCAAGCACAAGCTCGCTCCGCGCATCAGCCCCGGCAAGACCCGCGAGGGCCTGCTGGGCGCGGTGTCCTTCGCGATGGTCGCGGGCGCGCTGTGCATGCAGTTCCTGATCGACGACGGCACCTGGTGGCAGGGTCTGCTGCTGGGCCTCGCGGTCGCGGCCAGCGCCACGCTGGGCGATCTCGGCGAGTCCATGATCAAGCGGGACCTGGGCATCAAGGACATGGGCACGCTGCTGCCCGGCCACGGCGGCATCATGGACCGCCTGGACTCCCTGCTCCCCACGGCCCCGGTGGTCTGGCTCCTCCTGGTCCTCTTCGTGGGCTCGGGCTGA
- a CDS encoding DUF4145 domain-containing protein, which yields MGVVKTCGWCNDRCNMKNVHTAEVGTAGWGELKRVDMVFRCDGCGHLSVATGRQELVPFSSSGSTRLVVDGPSAWFPRQVGRRVYDDVPATIASMAIEAHQCLSIEANRAAVALARAVVEATAKDRGITTGTLEKKIDKLFEQQLIREYVKDAAHEVRFGGNEVAHGDLVAEPMDNATATEVLGLMDEILDEVFQSPARVRRRKEQRLERERRLKEGDGAGAGEVPQETPAGDVVSVTEEPPF from the coding sequence ATGGGAGTAGTCAAAACGTGCGGCTGGTGCAACGACCGGTGCAACATGAAGAACGTGCACACAGCCGAGGTTGGCACCGCCGGATGGGGTGAGCTGAAGCGCGTCGACATGGTCTTTCGTTGCGATGGCTGCGGTCATCTCAGCGTCGCAACCGGTCGGCAAGAGCTTGTGCCGTTCAGCTCCAGCGGCAGCACACGCCTGGTCGTGGACGGCCCAAGCGCGTGGTTCCCTCGGCAGGTCGGCAGGCGCGTCTACGACGATGTCCCGGCGACAATCGCCAGCATGGCCATCGAGGCGCACCAGTGCCTATCCATCGAAGCTAACAGGGCGGCTGTAGCCTTGGCCCGTGCTGTTGTCGAAGCCACAGCTAAGGATCGTGGGATCACAACCGGCACTCTCGAAAAGAAGATCGACAAACTGTTCGAGCAGCAACTTATTCGGGAGTACGTCAAGGACGCGGCCCACGAAGTCCGGTTCGGGGGAAACGAAGTCGCTCACGGCGATCTTGTGGCTGAGCCGATGGACAACGCCACCGCGACCGAGGTCCTCGGTCTAATGGACGAGATCCTTGACGAGGTGTTCCAGTCTCCTGCGCGGGTCAGACGTCGCAAGGAGCAAAGACTTGAGCGCGAGCGGCGACTCAAAGAGGGAGACGGGGCCGGCGCCGGTGAGGTGCCGCAAGAGACGCCCGCTGGTGATGTCGTGAGCGTCACCGAAGAGCCCCCGTTCTGA
- a CDS encoding tyrosine-type recombinase/integrase, whose amino-acid sequence MAGHIQDRWYKTETGPDGKPVKVKTDRYGAGMRYRARYIGPDGTEKSKSFPDRQKRLAEQWLTDIASDMSRGRYIDPRAARVTFQSYAEKWLKTHGIDPASQVVVEQRLRLHAFRLIGSRPLDSFRPEHIRALVSALENDPAVSGGYARNIYGDVRAVLSAAVDDGLLPRNPCSAKSVRPPAAEQRRVVPWLPAQVRAVRAALPQRYRPMVDVGAGCGLRQGEIVGLAEDALDFDGGIIRVVRQVKLIRGKAVFAPPKCNKERDVPLPPSVAESLRAHMDAFKPVEITLPWRKPDGPKVSARLLFTNTAGGLVWRSNFNVQEWKPALGAAGLISTAGADGKYESAREHGMHALRHFYASVLLDAGESIKAVSEYLGHADPGLTLRVYAHLMPSSQDRTRRAIDSVLRSTPKKR is encoded by the coding sequence ATGGCGGGGCACATCCAAGACCGCTGGTACAAGACAGAGACCGGTCCGGACGGCAAGCCCGTCAAGGTCAAGACTGACAGATACGGCGCTGGCATGCGTTACCGCGCTCGGTACATCGGCCCTGACGGCACCGAGAAGTCCAAGAGCTTCCCGGACCGACAGAAGCGCCTCGCCGAGCAGTGGCTCACGGACATCGCGTCGGACATGTCGCGCGGTCGGTACATCGACCCGCGTGCCGCTCGGGTCACCTTCCAGAGCTACGCCGAGAAGTGGCTCAAGACGCACGGCATCGACCCGGCCAGTCAGGTCGTCGTCGAGCAGCGGTTACGCCTGCACGCGTTTCGCCTGATCGGCTCTCGGCCGCTGGACTCGTTCCGCCCGGAGCACATTCGTGCGCTGGTGAGCGCGCTGGAGAATGACCCGGCCGTGAGCGGCGGCTATGCGCGGAACATCTACGGCGACGTACGGGCCGTCCTCAGTGCGGCGGTCGACGACGGGCTGTTGCCCCGTAACCCGTGCTCCGCGAAGTCCGTTCGTCCACCGGCCGCCGAGCAACGCCGGGTTGTGCCGTGGCTGCCCGCTCAGGTCCGGGCGGTCCGCGCGGCTCTCCCCCAGCGCTACCGGCCCATGGTGGACGTGGGTGCCGGGTGCGGACTTCGTCAGGGGGAGATCGTAGGGCTGGCTGAGGATGCGCTCGACTTCGACGGCGGCATCATCCGGGTCGTCCGGCAGGTGAAGCTGATCCGAGGGAAGGCCGTATTCGCTCCTCCGAAGTGCAACAAGGAGCGGGACGTACCCTTGCCGCCCTCGGTGGCCGAGTCCCTGCGGGCCCACATGGACGCCTTCAAGCCCGTCGAGATCACCTTGCCGTGGCGCAAGCCGGACGGCCCGAAGGTCTCCGCCCGTCTCCTGTTCACGAACACCGCCGGCGGCCTCGTCTGGCGCAGCAACTTCAACGTCCAGGAGTGGAAGCCCGCCCTTGGGGCGGCCGGACTGATCTCGACGGCCGGGGCCGACGGCAAGTACGAGTCCGCTCGGGAGCACGGCATGCATGCCCTGAGGCACTTCTACGCCTCGGTGCTCCTGGACGCCGGCGAAAGCATCAAGGCCGTGAGCGAGTACCTGGGACACGCTGACCCTGGGCTGACGCTGCGGGTGTACGCGCACCTCATGCCGTCAAGTCAGGACCGCACTCGCAGGGCGATCGACAGCGTGCTGAGGTCAACGCCGAAAAAGCGGTGA
- a CDS encoding helix-turn-helix transcriptional regulator: MASELPNRFLTPEDLVEMFELPSVETVYQWRRKRTGPRGFRVGRHLRFDPTDVRAWVDSQIGEAA; encoded by the coding sequence ATGGCCTCAGAGCTGCCGAACCGGTTCCTGACTCCTGAGGACCTGGTCGAGATGTTCGAGCTGCCCAGCGTCGAGACGGTCTACCAGTGGCGTCGCAAGCGCACCGGTCCCCGCGGCTTCCGCGTCGGCCGGCACCTCCGCTTCGACCCGACCGACGTGCGTGCCTGGGTGGACTCACAGATTGGTGAGGCTGCCTGA
- the repSA gene encoding replication initiator protein RepSA: MPETLLDPTTLSDLLRVASAVDYHRWEEQIRRTGGCADPIHLTGWVVHKDKTTGETLHHYSTEGEPGGRLRLACGNRRASRCPSCAWTYAGDTFHLIRAGLAGDDRRDIPATVRDHPRVFLTLTAPSFGPVHNRPDRGVCRCGVRHAPDAPELGTALDPATYDYAGAVLFNNHAGQLWQRFTNRLRREIAARAGLTQRELKERARLSYGKVAEFQKRGALHFHAVIRLDGPDGPDTPPPAWATVDLLADAIRAAAAHSYTSVSVPAAEDQPARTFRWGTQLDIRPVKAFGDGSDITEQAVASYVAKYATKAAENTGTLDRRIGELAELDRHQVPDHTRRLIEACKTLDPLYPDRRLWAWAHMLGFRGHFSSKSRRYSTTLSELRQARAEYRAAQERAALGLEDAEPDTVLVLADWQYAGHGHTPGESILAATIARDLQLNRETAREALRDQLADEREC, from the coding sequence GTGCCTGAGACGCTGCTCGACCCGACCACCCTCAGCGACCTGCTGAGGGTGGCTTCGGCCGTCGACTACCACCGCTGGGAAGAACAGATACGCCGCACCGGTGGCTGCGCCGACCCCATCCACCTGACCGGCTGGGTCGTGCACAAGGACAAGACCACCGGCGAGACCCTGCACCACTACTCCACCGAGGGCGAGCCGGGCGGCCGTCTCCGCCTCGCCTGCGGCAACCGGCGTGCCTCCCGCTGCCCCTCCTGTGCCTGGACCTACGCGGGCGACACCTTCCACCTCATCCGCGCGGGCCTGGCCGGTGACGACCGCCGCGACATCCCCGCCACCGTCCGCGATCATCCCCGCGTCTTCCTCACCCTCACCGCACCCTCGTTCGGCCCGGTCCACAACCGGCCCGACCGTGGCGTCTGCCGCTGTGGAGTACGGCACGCCCCTGACGCTCCGGAACTGGGCACCGCCCTCGACCCGGCGACGTACGACTACGCGGGCGCGGTGCTGTTCAACAACCACGCCGGACAGCTCTGGCAGCGCTTCACCAACCGGCTCCGTCGCGAGATCGCCGCTCGCGCCGGCCTCACCCAGCGCGAGCTGAAAGAGCGTGCCCGACTGTCGTACGGCAAGGTCGCTGAGTTCCAGAAGCGCGGTGCCCTGCACTTCCATGCCGTGATCCGACTCGACGGCCCGGACGGCCCGGATACTCCTCCCCCGGCCTGGGCGACCGTCGACCTGCTCGCCGACGCGATCCGTGCAGCTGCGGCGCACTCGTACACCTCGGTTTCCGTCCCGGCCGCCGAAGACCAACCCGCGCGGACCTTCCGCTGGGGCACCCAGCTCGACATCCGCCCCGTGAAGGCGTTCGGGGACGGCTCCGACATCACCGAGCAGGCTGTCGCCTCCTACGTCGCCAAGTACGCCACCAAAGCCGCTGAGAACACCGGCACCCTGGACCGCCGCATCGGCGAGCTGGCCGAGCTCGACCGCCACCAGGTCCCCGACCACACCCGCCGCCTGATCGAAGCCTGCAAGACCCTCGACCCGCTCTACCCGGACCGGCGGCTATGGGCCTGGGCTCACATGCTCGGCTTTCGTGGCCACTTCTCCTCGAAGTCCCGCCGCTACTCGACCACGCTCAGCGAACTCCGCCAGGCACGCGCCGAGTACCGGGCCGCCCAGGAGCGCGCCGCCCTCGGCCTCGAGGACGCCGAGCCGGACACCGTCCTGGTCCTCGCTGACTGGCAGTACGCCGGGCACGGCCACACCCCCGGTGAATCCATCCTCGCCGCGACCATCGCCCGCGACCTCCAGCTCAACCGCGAAACCGCCCGCGAAGCCCTACGCGACCAACTCGCCGACGAAAGGGAGTGCTGA
- a CDS encoding GGDEF domain-containing protein, with amino-acid sequence MDLQIAAALVPLLGWAVHGGVLTHRLAAARRDPLTGLHTRAGWTARAEHCIRRHPATAVLLVDLDHFKDLNDTHRHAAGDAALIATADRLRTWCGRHGTAGRLGGDEFVAVVQDLAAVDLDALTTALHRPLPYNGVSLPLAASVGVCRLAELPVPLLTDALAAADAAMYAAKGRGRRGSRLSR; translated from the coding sequence ATGGACCTGCAGATAGCCGCCGCCCTGGTGCCGTTACTGGGCTGGGCCGTGCACGGGGGCGTCCTCACCCACCGGCTCGCCGCCGCCCGCCGTGACCCGCTGACCGGTCTGCACACCCGCGCCGGATGGACCGCCCGCGCCGAACACTGCATCCGCCGGCATCCGGCCACTGCCGTCCTCCTGGTCGACCTCGACCACTTCAAGGACCTCAACGACACCCACCGCCACGCCGCCGGGGACGCCGCGCTCATCGCCACCGCCGACCGCCTGCGCACCTGGTGCGGCCGTCACGGCACCGCTGGACGCCTGGGCGGGGACGAGTTCGTCGCCGTCGTCCAGGACCTGGCCGCCGTCGACCTCGACGCGCTCACCACCGCACTCCACCGGCCGCTGCCCTACAACGGCGTTTCGCTGCCGCTGGCTGCGTCGGTCGGCGTCTGCCGCCTTGCCGAGCTGCCGGTGCCGCTGCTTACCGATGCCCTCGCCGCCGCCGACGCGGCCATGTACGCGGCCAAGGGCCGTGGTCGCCGGGGCTCACGCCTCTCTCGCTGA